In Zea mays cultivar B73 chromosome 7, Zm-B73-REFERENCE-NAM-5.0, whole genome shotgun sequence, the following proteins share a genomic window:
- the LOC100384228 gene encoding uncharacterized protein LOC100384228 precursor produces the protein MAASSPMVLSLLLLASLTALLVLAPRLSPPQPPTGEQAPAAPGGGGGEEEEEADDLRLFRRAALESSAAGGPPKVAFLFLTNSDLTFAPLWERFFAGNEARLRVYVHADPSARLLLPPTPSFRGRFVAARPTRRADASLIAAARRLLAAALLDDPGNAYFALLSQHCVPLHSFPRLYAALFPTPTRARSSYIEVLEGEPQMASRYAARGGEEGMLPEVPYERFRIGSQFFALARRHAVLVVRERRLWRKFRAPCVPEMAQDSCYPEEHYFPTLLDMADPGGVARYTLTRVNWTGSVAGHPHTYEAPEVSPRLIADLRASNHTHHPHMFARKFAPDCLGPLLAIADTVIFKD, from the coding sequence ATGGCCGCGTCCTCCCCGATGGTGCTGTCGCTGCTCCTCTTGGCGTCGCTCACGGCGCTGCTGGTCCTCGCGCCGCGCCTGTCCCCGCCGCAGCCGCCGACGGGCGAGCAGGCGCCGGCGGCCcccggtggtggtggcggcgaggaggaggaggaggccgacgacctccgcctgttCCGCCGCGCGGCTCTGGAGtcgtcggcggcgggcggcccTCCCAAGGTGGCCTTCCTGTTCCTGACCAACTCCGACCTCACCTTCGCCCCTCTCTGGGAGCGCTTCTTCGCGGGGAACGAGGCGCGGCTGCGCGTGTACGTCCACGCCGACCCGTCCGCGCGCCTGCTTCTTCCACCCACGCCCTCCTTCCGGGGCCGCTTCGTGGCCGCCAGGCCCACGCGGCGCGCCGACGCCAGCCTCATCGCCGCCGCGCGCAGGCTGCTGGCGGCCGCGCTCCTGGACGACCCGGGCAACGCCTACTTCGCGCTGCTGTCGCAGCACTGCGTGCCGCTCCACTCCTTCCCGCGCCTCTACGCCGCGCTCTTCCCGACACCCACGCGTGCACGCAGCAGCTACATCGAGGTGCTGGAGGGCGAGCCGCAGATGGCGTCGCGCTACGCGGCGCGCGGCGGCGAGGAGGGCATGCTCCCGGAGGTGCCGTACGAGCGGTTCCGCATCGGGTCGCAGTTCTTCGCGCTGGCCCGGCGCCACGCCGTGCTGGTGGTCCGGGAGCGCCGGCTGTGGCGCAAGTTCCGCGCGCCCTGCGTCCCCGAGATGGCGCAGGACTCGTGCTACCCCGAGGAGCACTACTTCCCGACGCTGCTGGACATGGCGGACCCCGGCGGCGTGGCGCGGTACACGCTGACGCGCGTCAACTGGACGGGCAGCGTCGCGGGCCACCCGCACACGTACGAAGCCCCGGAGGTCTCGCCAAGGCTCATCGCCGACCTCCGCGCCTCCAACCACACCCACCACCCCCACATGTTCGCGCGCAAGTTCGCGCCCGACTGCCTCGGCCCGCTCCTCGCCATCGCCGACACCGTCATCTTCAAGGACTGA